GCCTACCTGGCCGCGTACGACCCGGCGGTGTGGGGCAGGACGCCGCCGACCGGGCCGCTGGAGACCGCTCGGGCGCGCTCGGTGGCCAACCAGACCCGGCACACCCAGATCAACGTCGGCCCGAACACCACGATCGTCGGACGGGGCGGGGCGACGCTCACCGGGCTGACCCTGATGATCGACACGGCCAGCAACGTCATCGTCCGCAACCTCACCTTCGACGACGCCCGGGACTGCTTCCCGGCCTGGTCGCCGACCGACGGGGAGACCGGCAACTGGAACTCCCAGTACGACCAGATCTCCGTCCGGCGCAGCGAGAACGTCTGGGTGGACCACAACACGTTCACCGACGGCGACAACCCGGACAGCGCCCAGCCGGTGCACTTCGGTCGGCCGTACCAGGTGCACGACGGGTCGCTCGACGTCACGCACACCGCCAGCCTGGTCACCGTCACGTACAACAGGTTCGTCGGGCGGGACAAGCTGATGCTGATCGGCTCGTCCAACACCGTCGGCCCGGACGTCGGGCGGCTCAAGGTGACCCTGCACCACAACCTGTTCGACCGGGTGCTGCAACGGCTGCCCCGGGTCCGCTTCGGTCAGGTCGACCTCTACAACAACTGGTACCGGCTGGCCGGTGACGACTTCGAGTACGCCGTCGGCGTGGGCGTGCAGTCGGCCGTGTACGCGGAGAACAACCACTTCACGCTGGGCGCCGGGGTGACCGCCGCGGACCTGCTCCACGACTGGGGCGGCACGGCGGTCACCACCCGGGGCAACTGGGTGCGCGCCGACGGCGACCGGCTCGCCCGCCCGGTGGACCTGGTGGCCGCGTACAACGCCGCCCACGACCCGGACCTGGGCGCGGACGCCGGCTGGACGCCGACCCTGCGCCCAGCCCCGCCGCTGCCGGCCCCGCTGGTGCCGCTCGTGGTGGGGACGCTCGCCGGCGCCGACCGGCTCCCGCTGTAGCGGAGACGACGTGGGCCGGGGGCGGTCCCGGGACCGCCCCCGGTCCGCCGATCTCCCCCGGGCCGCGGCCCGGGGAGGGTCACCCTGGACGGCCGGGACGCGGTGCCCGTCCCGCCGGACCGGCGAGCCCCGACCGGCGTGGGACCGGGCGTCGGTTATAAGTGACGGATGGATTTTCCGCCGTACCTGGGCACGATGCCGATGCACGCGATCACGGAGATCCACGGCGAGCCCGGCCTGCTGGAACGCTTCCGGCTGGAGACGCTGGCCTTCGACCCGGCGGCGCGCGGTCGGCTGACCGAGGCCCTCGACCTGGCCACCGAGCTGCACCGCGCCGACCGGCGGGTCCGCGAGCCGTACCTCAACCACCTGCTGCGGGTGGCGATCCGGATGATGCACCACTACCAGGTACGTGACGTCGACGTGATCGTGGCGGGGCTGCTGCACGACGCGGTGGAGGACCACCCGGTGGAGCTGGCGGGCCGGATCCCGGCGGGCGCCGACCCGGTGCCGGTCGCCCTCGGCGTGCTCGCCGACCGGTTCGGCGTCCGGGTCGCCCGGCTCGTCGCGGCCGTGACCAACCCACCCTGGGAGCCGGGCCGTGACCGGCACGTCCAGTACCGGGAACACGTGGCGGCCAGCCTCGACCGGGAACCCTGGGCCCGGGTCGTCAAGATCTCCGACTTCACCGACAACGGGGTCGGTGTGATCCACACCGTCGGCCCGAAGGTCGTCTCGTCGGCCCGCAAGTACCGGCCGCTGGTCCCGGTGCTGCGCGAGCTGATCGCCCGGCCGGACACCCCCCTCGCGCCCGCGGTGAAGGAGCACATCTACGACCAGCTCGATCTGGCCGAGGAACGCTTCCGCGCCATCCTCGACGACCCGCGGGACCGGACCGCGTCCTGACCGCGCTGGTCGGCGCGGCCCGGGCCAAGGAGCTGGTCCTGACCGCGGCCGGCGGGCCCGGGACCCCCGCGCCCGCCGGCCGCGCGGGCGCCGGGCGTCCCGGGCCCGGGCGGCTCAGGGGGTCAGGTCGCGGCGGCGGAACCCGACCAGACCGGCGGCCAGCAACAG
The sequence above is a segment of the Micromonospora sp. WMMD882 genome. Coding sequences within it:
- a CDS encoding polysaccharide lyase family 1 protein; its protein translation is MRIRTSGAALVALSLLLVPGTVASAAPPPDAATGPNAAAGPDATAAGPGAGAGPDVAAVGGTVPRPVERFARQTLPAGDGWAAAGPGTTGGATATADQVHLVRSRADLVRALGGDNATNRANATPKIIVVDGVVDGFQGDDGALLDCADLADPEYSLPAYLAAYDPAVWGRTPPTGPLETARARSVANQTRHTQINVGPNTTIVGRGGATLTGLTLMIDTASNVIVRNLTFDDARDCFPAWSPTDGETGNWNSQYDQISVRRSENVWVDHNTFTDGDNPDSAQPVHFGRPYQVHDGSLDVTHTASLVTVTYNRFVGRDKLMLIGSSNTVGPDVGRLKVTLHHNLFDRVLQRLPRVRFGQVDLYNNWYRLAGDDFEYAVGVGVQSAVYAENNHFTLGAGVTAADLLHDWGGTAVTTRGNWVRADGDRLARPVDLVAAYNAAHDPDLGADAGWTPTLRPAPPLPAPLVPLVVGTLAGADRLPL
- a CDS encoding HD domain-containing protein, with the protein product MDFPPYLGTMPMHAITEIHGEPGLLERFRLETLAFDPAARGRLTEALDLATELHRADRRVREPYLNHLLRVAIRMMHHYQVRDVDVIVAGLLHDAVEDHPVELAGRIPAGADPVPVALGVLADRFGVRVARLVAAVTNPPWEPGRDRHVQYREHVAASLDREPWARVVKISDFTDNGVGVIHTVGPKVVSSARKYRPLVPVLRELIARPDTPLAPAVKEHIYDQLDLAEERFRAILDDPRDRTAS